Proteins from one Nitrobacteraceae bacterium AZCC 2146 genomic window:
- a CDS encoding cysteine synthase A (product_source=KO:K01738; cath_funfam=3.40.50.1100; cog=COG0031; ko=KO:K01738; pfam=PF00291; superfamily=53686), producing MNINKDVVEAIGNTPLIKLKRASELTGCTILGKAEFMNPGQSVKDRAGKWMILEAEKRGELKPGGLVVEATAGNTGIGLAVVASARGYRTLIVIPETQSQEKKDMLRLSGAELIEVPAVPYTNPNHFQHVGKRLAEQLRKTEPNGVLFGDQWNNLDNPKAHYESTGPEIWQQTDGKVDGFICAVGSGGTLAGTSAYLKEKNKGVVIGCADPHGAAMYEFFKHGEAKVTPGGSITEGIGLGRITPVIKQAVVDNAYLIPDDEAVSVIYDLLEHEGLCLGGSSGINIVGAIRLAKDMGPGHTIVTILCDSGGRYQSKLFNPDFMRSKNLPVPEWLEKKSAISVPFEKV from the coding sequence ATGAACATCAACAAAGACGTCGTCGAGGCGATCGGCAACACGCCTCTGATCAAGCTGAAGCGCGCTTCCGAACTGACCGGCTGTACCATTCTGGGCAAGGCCGAATTCATGAATCCAGGCCAGTCGGTGAAGGACCGTGCGGGCAAATGGATGATCCTCGAAGCCGAGAAGCGCGGCGAACTCAAGCCTGGTGGTCTGGTGGTCGAGGCGACCGCGGGCAATACCGGAATTGGTCTTGCGGTCGTGGCGAGCGCGCGCGGTTACCGGACTCTGATCGTGATTCCGGAGACCCAGAGTCAGGAAAAGAAGGACATGCTGCGGCTCAGCGGCGCCGAACTGATCGAGGTGCCGGCGGTGCCCTACACCAATCCGAACCACTTCCAGCACGTCGGGAAAAGGCTGGCCGAGCAACTACGCAAGACCGAGCCGAACGGCGTGCTGTTTGGCGATCAGTGGAACAACCTTGATAATCCCAAGGCCCACTACGAGTCGACCGGCCCCGAAATCTGGCAGCAGACCGACGGCAAGGTCGACGGCTTCATCTGCGCAGTTGGCAGCGGTGGCACGCTTGCCGGCACGAGCGCGTACCTCAAGGAAAAGAACAAGGGTGTGGTCATCGGCTGCGCCGATCCGCACGGCGCCGCCATGTACGAATTCTTCAAGCACGGTGAGGCCAAGGTGACGCCCGGTGGATCGATCACCGAAGGCATAGGGCTTGGACGTATCACGCCTGTGATCAAACAGGCCGTTGTGGACAATGCCTATTTGATTCCGGACGACGAGGCCGTGTCCGTGATCTACGACCTGCTCGAGCATGAAGGCCTTTGCCTCGGCGGCTCCAGCGGCATCAATATCGTCGGAGCGATCCGACTCGCGAAGGATATGGGTCCCGGCCATACCATCGTGACCATCCTCTGCGATTCCGGCGGTCGCTATCAATCGAAGCTGTTCAATCCGGACTTCATGCGCAGCAAGAACCTGCCGGTACCGGAATGGCTGGAAAAGAAGAGCGCGATTAGCGTGCCGTTCGAGAAGGTGTGA
- a CDS encoding cyclopropane-fatty-acyl-phospholipid synthase (product_source=KO:K00574; cath_funfam=3.40.50.150; cog=COG2230; ko=KO:K00574; pfam=PF02353; superfamily=53335) gives MSELIVLTPENVETKLSDLPRIVRLAFGFGSRLRRGTLDVTLPDGRQLRLGGVEPGPSAAMTIYGYGFASRLLNGGDIGIAEAYLHGEWDTPDLTQFLYLFCVNHDLIQIMLGDNPMMRFVQIVRHWFNRNTKRQAKKNIYAHYDIGNAFYSAWLDPSMTYSSAMFEDGTQDLTAAQNNKYRRLAEAIDLQPGQKVLEIGCGWGGFAEYAAKNYGAHVVGLTISKEQRDFAQKRIQGAGLGDQVEIKFQDYRDERGQYDRIASIEMIEAVGEQFWPQYFSQLRDRLLPGGLVGIQAITIQDKFFQTYRREVDFIQRYVFPGGMLPSPEILKSLGEKFGVPVVRERIFGQDYAKTLSTWRDNFRAAWPTLTPLGFDDRFRRLWEYYLAYCEAGFLSGNIDVRQVVFAKAP, from the coding sequence ATGTCTGAGCTGATCGTACTTACCCCCGAAAATGTCGAGACAAAGCTGTCCGACCTGCCCCGCATCGTGCGGCTGGCTTTCGGTTTCGGCTCGCGGCTGCGCCGCGGTACACTCGATGTGACGCTGCCCGATGGTCGCCAGCTTCGGCTCGGCGGTGTCGAGCCCGGGCCGTCCGCGGCCATGACGATCTATGGCTACGGCTTTGCCTCCCGCCTGCTCAACGGCGGCGACATCGGCATCGCCGAAGCCTATCTGCACGGCGAATGGGACACGCCGGACCTGACCCAGTTCCTGTATCTGTTCTGCGTCAACCACGACCTGATCCAGATCATGCTCGGCGACAATCCGATGATGCGCTTCGTGCAGATCGTCCGGCACTGGTTCAATCGCAACACCAAGCGGCAGGCGAAGAAGAACATCTACGCGCATTATGACATCGGCAACGCGTTCTACTCGGCGTGGCTCGATCCGAGCATGACCTACTCGTCGGCGATGTTCGAGGATGGCACCCAGGACCTGACCGCCGCGCAGAACAACAAGTATCGCCGTCTCGCCGAAGCGATCGATCTGCAGCCGGGCCAGAAGGTGCTGGAGATCGGCTGCGGTTGGGGCGGCTTTGCCGAATATGCTGCGAAGAATTACGGCGCCCATGTCGTCGGCCTGACCATCAGCAAGGAGCAGCGCGATTTCGCCCAGAAGCGGATTCAGGGTGCGGGGCTCGGCGACCAGGTCGAGATCAAATTTCAGGACTATCGCGACGAGCGCGGGCAATATGACCGCATCGCCTCGATCGAGATGATCGAGGCCGTCGGCGAGCAATTCTGGCCGCAGTATTTCTCACAATTGCGCGACCGGCTGCTGCCCGGCGGCCTCGTCGGCATCCAGGCCATTACCATTCAGGACAAGTTCTTCCAGACCTATCGCCGCGAGGTCGACTTCATCCAGCGTTACGTTTTTCCGGGCGGCATGCTGCCGTCACCGGAAATCCTCAAATCGCTTGGCGAGAAGTTTGGCGTTCCCGTCGTCCGCGAGCGCATCTTCGGGCAAGATTATGCCAAGACCCTGTCCACCTGGCGGGATAACTTTCGCGCGGCCTGGCCGACCCTGACCCCGCTCGGCTTCGACGACCGGTTCCGGAGGCTATGGGAATATTACTTGGCCTATTGCGAGGCCGGTTTCCTGTCGGGGAATATCGACGTCCGCCAGGTCGTGTTCGCCAAGGCGCCGTAG